In Pleurocapsa sp. PCC 7319, the following are encoded in one genomic region:
- a CDS encoding sulfotransferase family 2 domain-containing protein: MHISYADNFLFIHTPKCAGSSIQQALKITIFKSVFKFKKSAYELLIHEIDQGFFINALRNPFTYDNVTNKVGRHAWAKRLKRELGDEKYSKLFKFAFVRNPWDWEVSWYKYISKSHAPIYQNHPIKSMSFEEYIEWITNDTTKSSRKYLRSQKNIITDEKGKIIVDFVGRFENLQSDYNKICQIIDLPTTKLPGRNKSQKKKTKTYKDYYNDKTKDLIYNYHREDIDLFGYSF, translated from the coding sequence ATGCATATTTCATACGCAGATAATTTTTTATTCATTCATACCCCTAAATGTGCTGGCTCTAGCATACAACAAGCCTTAAAAATCACAATTTTCAAGTCAGTTTTTAAATTTAAAAAAAGTGCTTATGAATTATTAATTCATGAAATAGATCAGGGCTTTTTCATAAATGCACTTAGAAATCCATTTACATATGACAACGTTACCAACAAAGTTGGAAGACATGCGTGGGCAAAGAGGTTAAAGAGAGAGCTTGGAGATGAAAAATACAGCAAGCTTTTTAAATTTGCTTTTGTTCGAAACCCTTGGGACTGGGAAGTATCTTGGTACAAATATATTAGTAAATCTCATGCACCAATATACCAGAATCATCCTATCAAATCAATGAGTTTTGAGGAATATATTGAGTGGATAACAAATGACACAACAAAATCTTCTAGAAAATACTTAAGGTCACAAAAAAATATAATTACAGACGAAAAAGGCAAGATAATCGTTGATTTTGTGGGTAGATTTGAAAATCTACAATCAGACTATAATAAAATCTGTCAAATAATTGATTTGCCTACAACCAAATTGCCAGGAAGAAATAAATCTCAGAAAAAGAAAACAAAGACCTATAAAGATTACTACAATGATAAAACCAAAGATCTTATTTATAATTATCATCGCGAAGATATAGACCTTTTTGGATACTCTTTCTGA
- a CDS encoding sugar transferase: MSRLIKNIADRLAAAIALLIFSPLILIVALLIRFKLGSPIFFTQLRPGKDGKIFTFYKFRTMTDAKDEDGNLLPDGDRITPLGAWLRKTSLDELPQVLNVLKGDMSFVGPRPLLVRYLELYNDEQARRHDVLPGITGWAQVNGRRNLDGDFLKKFQLDVWYINNWSLWLDFKIIWLTVLAVIVQKDIDQDGYTTGGGEFLGNDQ, from the coding sequence ATGAGTAGACTTATAAAAAATATTGCTGATCGCCTGGCAGCAGCGATCGCCCTGTTAATATTTTCACCATTGATTTTAATCGTGGCACTATTAATTCGTTTCAAATTAGGTAGCCCGATATTTTTCACCCAACTTCGCCCTGGTAAAGACGGAAAGATTTTCACTTTCTATAAGTTTCGTACCATGACCGACGCGAAGGATGAGGACGGTAATTTATTGCCCGATGGCGATCGCATAACACCTTTGGGAGCTTGGTTACGTAAAACTAGCTTGGATGAGCTACCTCAAGTATTGAATGTTCTTAAAGGAGATATGAGCTTTGTCGGACCTCGTCCTTTATTGGTACGCTATCTTGAGCTTTACAATGATGAGCAAGCTCGTCGCCATGATGTTTTACCAGGTATTACTGGTTGGGCGCAGGTCAATGGTCGTCGCAATTTAGATGGAGATTTCCTCAAAAAGTTTCAACTGGATGTTTGGTATATCAATAACTGGAGCCTCTGGCTCGATTTCAAAATTATTTGGCTAACCGTATTGGCTGTAATTGTCCAAAAAGATATCGATCAGGATGGTTATACCACAGGTGGAGGAGAGTTTCTCGGAAACGATCAATAA
- a CDS encoding sugar transferase, producing MLSPFIGILAIAIYFNMGNPIIFFRPRGGKNNSTFTFYKFRTMTDE from the coding sequence ATCTTATCTCCCTTTATTGGTATTTTGGCGATCGCTATTTACTTCAATATGGGTAATCCGATAATTTTTTTCCGACCTAGAGGAGGTAAAAACAACTCGACTTTTACCTTTTACAAATTCCGCACCATGACCGATGAATGA